The Gadus macrocephalus chromosome 20, ASM3116895v1 genome includes a region encoding these proteins:
- the slain1a gene encoding SLAIN motif-containing protein 1a isoform X1 encodes MEAEVLNPQMMADVNGNSKIANAELEVIKLQELVRKLEKQNEQLRTRANAVNNCTISGPHLNTSLSCLHGTTTCSSDHFSVDYSVLSSTQSHPSGLDTNTTFRLAEEPFAYFQPSSVSRDAAAEEGDAEAGPTVLDEVEMLDLNAVLPAGDADTWLYVSPRGRFQGEAVLSPLQWCRQVLDHPGPEVELAKMTLCHRLDQAKRWRTAPSVRPYSCIEGLSSLSLPSLPYPKPAALTEPPAPLALSSHPVSLLGLPGRPLSTLSDRTPTFLSNTALHNVGRRHAAVSPQSSMDSEVGASELEEDSISMGYKLQDMTDVQVMARLQEESLRQDYASTSATVSRRSSSFSINSLRRSEMDLEEEDEDEDEGYDQLPPPQPRLFRTSSMQRGGLPHSHTFSSIRDCRRSPSSPQFPLGGLSQYSGAPSLAVDTSMGYRSIAAEKLRRSMPNLLRSPSMASVPSIPSLLSPVSPSPGPSSLPMMSSLRNSQSFDSSSGLARLQSSIPSPGQLIQRVQSVGNFANMTRQPLKATAYVSPTVQQGPPPSTSMTSSVSLHSFPSGGAMPIQHLKPSSTNPVALPLKAATHQASAVPRTSLPRPASFVGTSGIFRPSKIAQPTRSLLAPPKSMAALSALRDGSWKDGCY; translated from the exons ATGGAAGCAGAAGTGTTGAACCCCCAGATGATGGCCGACGTGAACGGGAACAGTAAAATAGCGAACGCGGAGCTCGAAGTGATAAAGCTGCAAGAATTGGTGCGAAAATTGGAGAAGCAAAACGAACAATTGCGGACCAGGGCGAACGCTGTAAACAATTGCACAATCAGCGGGCCTCATCTGAACACCTCCTTGTCCTGTCTGCACGGCACCACAACGTGCTCCAGCGACCATTTCTCTGTGGATTACAGCGTTTTAAGTTCTACACAGTCGCATCCGAGTGGCCTTGATACCAACACCACGTTCCGCTTGGCGGAGGAGCCCTTCGCCTATTTCCAGCCGAGCTCGGTGTCTCGTGATGCTGCTGCCGAGGAGGGCGATGCTGAGGCTGGACCCACGGTCCTGGATGAGGTGGAGATGCTGGATCTCAACGCAGTGCTACCGGCTGGCGATGCGGATACCTG gctaTACGTGAGTCCCCGGGGTCGGTTCCAGGGCGAGGCGGTGCTCAGTCCTCTCCAGTGGTGCAGGCAGGTCCTGGACCACCCGGGGCCCGAGGTGGAGCTGGCCAAGATGACCCTCTGTCACAGACTGGACCAAG CCAAGCGATGGAGGACCGCCCCCTCGGTACGACCCTACAGCTGCATAGAGGGCCtgtccagcctcagtctccccAGCCTGCCTTACCCTAAACCTGCTGCACTGACCGAGCCCCCAG CCCCCTTGGCCCTGTCCAGCCATCCTGTGTCCCTGCTGGGCCTCCCGGGCAggcctctctccaccctcagTGACAGGACTCCGACCTTCCTATCTAACACCGCCCTCCACA ACGTGGGTCGCCGGCACGCGGCCGTCAGTCCCCAGTCTTCCATGGACAGCGAGGTGGGGGCGTCGGAGCTGGAGGAAGACTCTATCTCAATGGGCTACAAACTACAGGACATGACAGACGTGCAGGTCATGGCTCGACTTCAGGAGGAGA gtctCCGGCAGGACTACGCTTCTACCTCAGCCACAGTCAGCCGCCGCAGCTCCAGCTTCTCCATCAACTCGCTCCGGCGCAGCGAgatggacctggaggaggaggatgaagacgaGGACGAAGGCTACGACCAGCTGCCCCCTCCCCAGCCACGGCTCTTCCGCACCAGCTCCATGCAGCGGGGGGGCCTGCCCCACTCCCACACCTTCTCCAGCATCAGGGACTGCAGACgcagcccctccagcccccagTTCCCCCTGGGGGGGCTCTCCCAGTACTCTGGGGCCCCCAGCCTGGCCGTGGACACCAGCATGGGCTACAGGAGTATCGCAGCAG AGAAGTTACGGAGAAGCATGCCCAACCTGCTCAGATCCCCCAGCATGGCTAGTGTCCCCAGCATTCCAAGCCTGCTGTCCCCCGTCAGCCCCTCACCtggcccctcctccctgccaaTGATGTCTTCCCTCCGGAACAGCCAGAGCTTTGACTCCTCTAGCGGCCTTGCACGACTCCAGTCATCCA tcCCTTCTCCAGGCCAGCTCATCCAGCGTGTACAGAGTGTGGGCAACTTCGCCAACATGACAAGGCAGCCGCTGAAAGCCACCGCCTATGTCAGCCCCACCGTCCAGCAgggccccccaccctccacctccatgacCTCCTCGGTCAGCCTGCACTCCTTCCCCAGCGGTGGGGCCATGCCCATCCAGCACCTCAAGCCCAGCAGCACCAACCCGGTGGCGCTGCCCCTGAAGGCAGCCACCCACCAGGCCTCCGCTGTGCCCCGCACCTCCCTACCTCGCCCGGCCTCCTTCGTAGGCACCAGCGGGATATTCCGCCCCAGTAAAATCGCTCAGCCCACACGCAG TTTGCTGGCCCCTCCGAAAAGCATGGCCGCCTTGAGCGCCCTGAGGGACGGGAGTTGGAAGGACGGCTGCTACTGA
- the wu:fc50b12 gene encoding uncharacterized protein wu:fc50b12 translates to MPNKAQEDAVINLTTVQEIARELGFEWTVLGDELGFTRAQIRQFQSKSVEKSVQARKMLECWYESSWDKSNKTKLLQDGLERAGRRDLAERLRCLHWGQQRLSRRVELPSAFPYLITVHKTINNKEGLRRINELNRRYT, encoded by the exons ATGCCAAATAAAGCACAAGAG GATGCGGTAATCAACCTGACCACAGTGCAAGAGATCGCCAGGGAGCTGGGTTTTGAATGGACCGTTCTGGGTGATGAACTTGGCTTCACCAGAGCTCAGATCAGGCAGTTCCAGTCCAAGTCCGTCGAAAAGAGCGTCCAAGCCAGAAAAATGTTGGAATGctg GTATGAGTCATCATGGGACAAGAGTAACAAGACAAAGCTCCTGCAGGACGGTCTGGAGCGTGCTGGGAGGAGGGACCTGGCCGAGAGGCTGCGGTGCCTCCACTGGGGCCAACAGAGGCTGAGCCGCAGGGTGGAGCTCCCCTCCGCCTTCCCCTACCTCATCACCGTCCACAAGACCATCAACAATAAGGAGGGGCTCCGCAGGATCAACGAACTCAACCGGAGATACACCTGA
- the slain1a gene encoding SLAIN motif-containing protein 1a isoform X2, which yields MEAEVLNPQMMADVNGNSKIANAELEVIKLQELVRKLEKQNEQLRTRANAVNNCTISGPHLNTSLSCLHGTTTCSSDHFSVDYSVLSSTQSHPSGLDTNTTFRLAEEPFAYFQPSSVSRDAAAEEGDAEAGPTVLDEVEMLDLNAVLPAGDADTWLYVSPRGRFQGEAVLSPLQWCRQVLDHPGPEVELAKMTLCHRLDQAKRWRTAPSVRPYSCIEGLSSLSLPSLPYPKPAALTEPPAPLALSSHPVSLLGLPGRPLSTLSDRTPTFLSNTALHNVGRRHAAVSPQSSMDSEVGASELEEDSISMGYKLQDMTDVQVMARLQEESLRQDYASTSATVSRRSSSFSINSLRRSEMDLEEEDEDEDEGYDQLPPPQPRLFRTSSMQRGGLPHSHTFSSIRDCRRSPSSPQFPLGGLSQYSGAPSLAVDTSMGYRSIAAVPSPGQLIQRVQSVGNFANMTRQPLKATAYVSPTVQQGPPPSTSMTSSVSLHSFPSGGAMPIQHLKPSSTNPVALPLKAATHQASAVPRTSLPRPASFVGTSGIFRPSKIAQPTRSLLAPPKSMAALSALRDGSWKDGCY from the exons ATGGAAGCAGAAGTGTTGAACCCCCAGATGATGGCCGACGTGAACGGGAACAGTAAAATAGCGAACGCGGAGCTCGAAGTGATAAAGCTGCAAGAATTGGTGCGAAAATTGGAGAAGCAAAACGAACAATTGCGGACCAGGGCGAACGCTGTAAACAATTGCACAATCAGCGGGCCTCATCTGAACACCTCCTTGTCCTGTCTGCACGGCACCACAACGTGCTCCAGCGACCATTTCTCTGTGGATTACAGCGTTTTAAGTTCTACACAGTCGCATCCGAGTGGCCTTGATACCAACACCACGTTCCGCTTGGCGGAGGAGCCCTTCGCCTATTTCCAGCCGAGCTCGGTGTCTCGTGATGCTGCTGCCGAGGAGGGCGATGCTGAGGCTGGACCCACGGTCCTGGATGAGGTGGAGATGCTGGATCTCAACGCAGTGCTACCGGCTGGCGATGCGGATACCTG gctaTACGTGAGTCCCCGGGGTCGGTTCCAGGGCGAGGCGGTGCTCAGTCCTCTCCAGTGGTGCAGGCAGGTCCTGGACCACCCGGGGCCCGAGGTGGAGCTGGCCAAGATGACCCTCTGTCACAGACTGGACCAAG CCAAGCGATGGAGGACCGCCCCCTCGGTACGACCCTACAGCTGCATAGAGGGCCtgtccagcctcagtctccccAGCCTGCCTTACCCTAAACCTGCTGCACTGACCGAGCCCCCAG CCCCCTTGGCCCTGTCCAGCCATCCTGTGTCCCTGCTGGGCCTCCCGGGCAggcctctctccaccctcagTGACAGGACTCCGACCTTCCTATCTAACACCGCCCTCCACA ACGTGGGTCGCCGGCACGCGGCCGTCAGTCCCCAGTCTTCCATGGACAGCGAGGTGGGGGCGTCGGAGCTGGAGGAAGACTCTATCTCAATGGGCTACAAACTACAGGACATGACAGACGTGCAGGTCATGGCTCGACTTCAGGAGGAGA gtctCCGGCAGGACTACGCTTCTACCTCAGCCACAGTCAGCCGCCGCAGCTCCAGCTTCTCCATCAACTCGCTCCGGCGCAGCGAgatggacctggaggaggaggatgaagacgaGGACGAAGGCTACGACCAGCTGCCCCCTCCCCAGCCACGGCTCTTCCGCACCAGCTCCATGCAGCGGGGGGGCCTGCCCCACTCCCACACCTTCTCCAGCATCAGGGACTGCAGACgcagcccctccagcccccagTTCCCCCTGGGGGGGCTCTCCCAGTACTCTGGGGCCCCCAGCCTGGCCGTGGACACCAGCATGGGCTACAGGAGTATCGCAGCAG tcCCTTCTCCAGGCCAGCTCATCCAGCGTGTACAGAGTGTGGGCAACTTCGCCAACATGACAAGGCAGCCGCTGAAAGCCACCGCCTATGTCAGCCCCACCGTCCAGCAgggccccccaccctccacctccatgacCTCCTCGGTCAGCCTGCACTCCTTCCCCAGCGGTGGGGCCATGCCCATCCAGCACCTCAAGCCCAGCAGCACCAACCCGGTGGCGCTGCCCCTGAAGGCAGCCACCCACCAGGCCTCCGCTGTGCCCCGCACCTCCCTACCTCGCCCGGCCTCCTTCGTAGGCACCAGCGGGATATTCCGCCCCAGTAAAATCGCTCAGCCCACACGCAG TTTGCTGGCCCCTCCGAAAAGCATGGCCGCCTTGAGCGCCCTGAGGGACGGGAGTTGGAAGGACGGCTGCTACTGA
- the tspan7b gene encoding tetraspanin-7b, with the protein METKPVITCLKTLLVVYSFVFWITGAILLAVGIWGKIMLGPYISLIADNSTNAPYVLIGTGTVIVVFGLFGCFATCRGSPWMLKLYAMFLSLVFLAELVAGISGFVFRHEIKGTFLRTYTDAVLNYNAENEASVAVDYLQHHLRCCGVYNYTSWLASVYYPANGIPPSCCLNSADCSTQDLRNATAAPTKVYHQGCYELVTSFMETNMAIIAGVTFGIAFSQLIGMLLACCLSRIITANQYEMV; encoded by the exons ATGGAGACCAAACCAGTAATAACCTGCCTGAAGACCCTTCTCGTCGTCTATTCCTTCGTGTTTTGG ATAACTGGGGCTATCCTGTTGGCGGTGGGAATATGGGGCAAGATAATGCTGGGACCCTACATCTCGCTGATCGCCGACAACTCCACCAACGCGCCCTACGTCCTCATCGGCACCGGGACCGTCATCGTGGTGTTCGGCCTGTTCGGATGCTTCGCCACCTGCAGGGGGAGCCCCTGGATGCTGAAGCTG TACGCcatgttcctctctctggtcttCCTGGCCGAGCTGGTGGCCGGCATCTCTGGATTCGTCTTCCGTCACGAG ATAAAGGGAACCTTTTTAAGGACTTACACCGACGCTGTGCTCAACTATAATGCTGAAAACGAAGCAAGCGTCGCTGTAGACTATTTACAGCACCAT CTGCGCTGCTGTGGTGTGTACAACTACACCAGCTGGCTGGCCAGTGTTTACTACCCGGCCAACGGCATCCCCCCCAGCTGCTGCCTCAACTCGGCTGACTGCAGCACGCAGGACCTCCGCAACGCAACCGCCGCCCCCACCAAGGTCTATCACcag GGTTGCTATGAGTTGGTGACATCTTTCATGGAGACCAACATGGCCATCATCGCTGGTGTCACGTTTGGAATAGCCTTCTCTcag TTGATTGGCATGCTGCTGGCCTGCTGTCTGTCCAGGatcataacagccaatcagtacGAGATGGTTTAG
- the katnal1 gene encoding katanin p60 ATPase-containing subunit A-like 1 produces the protein MNLAEICDNAKKGREYALLGNYDSSMVYYEGVIQQIHKYCQSLRDPALKVKWQQVKQELSEEYEQVKGIVGTLESFKSEKPVDFSAALPDERPQDPAVWPPPTPAEHRNPAAVRRPSSGVKPRAAAPSGRGPVNPKSERQASRENRGHKAKDDKSKKGEGIGEGELRKYEGAGQDSDLVEALERDIVSRNPNIHWEDIADLEDAKKLLREAVVLPMWMPDFFKGIRRPWKGVLMVGPPGTGKTMLAKAVATECGTTFFNVSSSTLTSKYRGESEKLVRLLFEMARFYAPTTIFIDEIDSICGRRGTSDEHEASRRVKSELLVQMDGVGGASENDDPSKMVMVLAATNFPWDIDEALRRRLEKRIYIALPTAVGRTELLRLNLREVDVAADVDLAFIAERIEGFSGADITNVCRDASMMAMRRRIQGLSPEEIRALSKEELLMPVTMEDFTLTLTKISKSVSASDLEKYESWMAEFGSV, from the exons ATGAATTTGGCTGAGATATGTGACAACGCAAAGAAGGGGCGAGAATATGCGCTGCTGGGGAATTATGACTCTTCAATGGTGTACTACGAGGGAGTCATTCAACAGATACACAAGTACTGCCAGTCTCTCCGAGACCCTGCCCTCAAAGTCAAATGGCAACAG GTGAAGCAGGAGCTGTCAGAAGAGTATGAGCAGGTGAAAGGAATTGTGGGAACACTTGAGAGCTTCAAGTCAGAAAAGCCTGTGGATTTCTCCGCTGCTCTCCCAGATGAGCGGCCACAGGATCCAGCCGTCtggccccctcccaccccggcAGAACACCG GAACCCTGCTGCAGTGAGGCGTCCCAGTAGCGGTGTGAAGCCACGAGCGGCAGCACCATCGGGCCGTGGTCCGGTCAACCCCAAGTCAGAGCGGCAAGCCTCCAGGGAGAACCGGGGCCACAAGGCCAAGGACGACAAG TCAAAGAAAGGTGAAGGTATAGGAGAAGGAGAGCTGAGAAAGTATGAGGGTGCTGGGCAGGACAGCGACCTGGTGGAAGCGCTAGAGAGGGATATTGTCTCTCGCAACCCCAACATCCACTG ggAGGACATTGCTGATTTGGAGGATGCTAAGAAGCTGCTCAGAGAAGCGGTGGTGTTGCCCATGTGGATGCCTGACTTCTTCAAGGGCATCCGTCGACCCTGGAAG GGTGTGCTGATGGTCGGCCCTCCAGGGACTGGCAAGACCATGCTAGCCAAGGCTGTGGCCACCGAGTGCGGGACGACCTTCTTCAATgtgtcctcctccaccctcacctccaaGTACCGGGGCGAGTCCGAGAAGCTGGTCCGTTTGCTGTTTGAGATG GCTCGGTTCTACGCCCCGACCACCATCTTCATCGACGAGATCGACTCCATCTGCGGCCGGAGGGGGACATCGGACGAGCACGAGGCCAGCCGCAGGGTCAAGTCCGAGCTCCTGGTGCAGATGGACG gtgtgggcggggcctcggAGAATGATGACCCCTCCAAGATGGTGATGGTACTGGCGGCCACCAACTTCCCCTGGGACATCGACGAAGCCCTGCGCCGGCGCCTGGAGAAGAGGATCTACATCGCCCTGCCTACAG CCGTGGGTCGTACAGAGTTGCTGAGGCTCAACCTGAGGGAGGTGGATGTGGCCGCTGACGTTGACCTGGCCTTCATCGCAGAGAGGATCGAGGGCTTTTCTGGAGCCGACATCACCAACGtctgcag GGACGCCTCCATGATGGCCATGCGGCGGCGCATCCAGGGCCTGAGTCCGGAGGAGATCCGCGCCCTGTCCAAGGAGGAGCTGCTCATGCCCGTCACCATGGAGGACTTCACGCTCACGCTCACCAAGATCTCCAAGTCGGTGTCTGCGTCCGACCTGGAGAAGTACGAGTCCTGGATGGCCGAGTTCGGCTCCGTGTGA
- the zgc:101559 gene encoding ras-related protein Rab-33B-like translates to MAIENNPVEVFDTVFNRNDTQLSSQLENDSLEARIFKIIVIGDSNVGKTCLTYRFCGGIFLKNPEATIGVDFREKTLELDGERIKLQIWDTAGQERFRKSMVEHYYRNVHAVVFVYDVTSLTSFESLPEWISECSRHSVGPMVPRILVGNKCDLRAHREVPTSHAQRMADGYNFPLFETSAKDPAEKEHVDSIFLTLAYRLKNHKPLRLKQPSESSSSLLWYQREHEATGCQC, encoded by the exons ATGGCAATTGAAAACAACCCTGTGGAGGTTTTTGATACAGTTTTCAATCGAAATGATACTCAATTGTCATCACAGCTTGAAAATGATAGCCTCGAAGCTCGCATTTTTAAGATCATAGTAATAGGTGACTCTAATGTAGGGAAGACGTGCTTGACTTATAGATTCTGTGGCGGCATTTTTCTCAAAAACCCAGAGGCTACCATCGGTGTTGATTTCAGAGAAAAGACACTCGAGCTCGACGGAGAACGAATCAAG CTGCAGATATGGGACACGGCCGGGCAGGAGCGCTTCAGGAAGAGCATGGTAGAGCACTATTACCGCAACGTACACGCCGTCGTCTTTGTGTACGACGTGACCAGCCTGACCTCGTTTGAGAGCCTCCCCGAGTGGATCAGTGAGTGTAGCCGGCACTCTGTGGGCCCCATGGTGCCCCGCATCCTGGTGGGCAACAAATGCGACCTCAGAGCGCATCGGGAGGTGCCAACGTCCCACGCCCAACGCATGGCAGATGGCTACAACTTCCCCCTGTTTGAGACGTCAGCCAAGGACCCTGCTGAGAAGGAACACGTTGATTCAATCTTCCTGACATTGGCCTACAGATTGAAGAACCATAAGCCTCTGAGGCTGAAGCAGCCCAGTGAGAGCAGCTCGAGTCTGCTTTGGTATCAGAGAGAACATGAGGCCACAGGTTGTCAATGCTGA
- the kbtbd7 gene encoding kelch repeat and BTB domain-containing protein 7, producing the protein MASVLSYFSGPEELEDVDHARGLLKELKSLYDSRLLADIVIGVQGDGSLDHCDEQSVKGDIEKLFQCNRNILAAASPYFKSMFTGGLNESMQDKVVIRGVDAESMSVIIDYCYTGKVTITESNVQKVYGAANMLQLEYVRLACSSFMTRRLDLSNCVGLLNFADTFGNLELKEKAQTFIAKNFNHLFNGNELCDLDLTHIQEVLGLDTLDVDCERKVCSAALQWIQANAPVETEDALQVLRCVRWNLFAEGDKPYLESLMASPLIEKYLAYFVNRSSEEDISEKSATPKHRIGTSAKEMILFFGLPNDNIMCCDPYSEDLYFMAPPLVDLSSQDYKRSTMESLIACATPENNLYLASHLSKHFWLYNPLLNNWQELAERPLARIHSGMGYLNGHVYILGGRSPVTDVRLKEVECYSVQRNQWTFVAPLPHSLGKMQVVTLHEHLYVVNRRRMLCYDPRRNRWRNCGSLRRDKLHKACVFQDQIVCVCDIPVVKAYSPSRGEWKRLGDIPIDSRALNYQVIQHDGKLLLLTQTLLQHNKNRMLIHEYEPARDTWKNVMAVYVCTLGPVCVATRLYPPCLGSAHSVSMEEEDDSGSSADWDLDGLTDAESDSASSSSFSDENW; encoded by the coding sequence ATGGCATCGGTATTGAGTTATTTCAGTGGTCCCGAAGAATTGGAAGACGTCGACCATGCCCGAGGCTTACTTAAAGAACTTAAATCCTTGTACGACTCCCGACTGCTCGCTGACATCGTTATCGGAGTGCAGGGCGACGGATCCCTGGACCACTGCGACGAGCAGTCAGTCAAAGGTGACATTGAAAAACTTTTCCAGTGCAACCGCAACATCCTCGCTGCTGCCAGTCCCTATTTCAAAAGCATGTTCACTGGTGGCTTAAATGAAAGTATGCAGGATAAAGTAGTAATTCGGGGTGTGGACGCCGAATCCATGTCTGTGATAATAGACTACTGTTACACTGGAAAAGTAACAATTACAGAGAGCAATGTCCAAAAGGTTTACGGGGCTGCCAATATGTTACAGCTCGAGTACGTCAGACTCGCCTGTTCCAGTTTTATGACGCGGAGGCTGGACCTCTCGAATTGTGTGGGCCTCCTTAATTTTGCTGACACGTTTGGTAATCTCGAATTAAAAGAAAAAGCCCAAACGTTCATAGCAAAAAACTTTAACCATCTTTTTAATGGAAATGAGCTTTGTGACCTGGACTTGACGCATATACAAGAGGTGTTGGGTTTAGACACTCTGGATGTCGACTGTGAAAGAAAAGTGTGCTCAGCAGCTCTACAGTGGATACAGGCCAATGCACCAGTGGAGACTGAGGACGCATTACAGGTTCTCCGGTGTGTGCGCTGGAACCTGTTTGCTGAGGGGGACAAACCTTACCTGGAGAGCCTCATGGCCAGTCCATTAATTGAGAAATATCTGGCATACTTTGTCAACCGGTCGTCCGAGGAGGACATATCTGAAAAATCTGCGACTCCAAAGCACAGGATAGGCACCAGCGCGAAAGAAATGATCCTCTTCTTTGGCCTGCCAAACGACAACATAATGTGCTGCGACCCCTACTCTGAGGACCTCTACTTCATGGCCCCCCCACTGGTGGACCTCAGCAGTCAGGACTACAAGCGCTCCACCATGGAGTCCCTGATCGCCTGCGCCACGCCTGAAAACAACCTCTACCTAGCCTCCCACCTGTCCAAACACTTCTGGCTCTACAACCCGCTGCTGAACAACTGGCAGGAGCTGGCCGAGCGACCCCTGGCCCGGATCCACTCCGGGATGGGCTACCTCAACGGCCACGTGTACATCCTGGGGGGCCGGAGCCCCGTGACGGACGTGCggctgaaggaggtggagtGCTACAGCGTCCAGAGGAACCAGTGGACCTTTGTGGCCCCCCTGCCCCACTCGCTGGGCAAGATGCAGGTGGTGACGCTCCACGAGCACCTGTACGTGGTGAACCGGCGGCGGATGCTCTGCTACGACCCCCGGCGCAACCGCTGGCGCAACTGCGGCTCGCTGCGGCGGGACAAGCTGCACAAGGCGTGCGTGTTCCAGGACCAgatcgtgtgcgtgtgcgacaTCCCCGTGGTGAAGGCCTACAGCCCAAGCCGGGGGGAGTGGAAGAGGCTGGGCGACATCCCCATCGACAGCCGGGCGCTCAACTACCAGGTGATCCAGCACGACGgcaagctgctgctgctgacgcaGACGCTGCTGCAGCACAACAAGAACCGGATGCTGATCCACGAGTACGAGCCCGCCCGGGACACCTGGAAGAACGTCATGGCGGTGTACGTGTGCACActggggcctgtgtgtgttgccaCGCGGCTGTACCCGCCCTGTCTGGGCTCGGCACACAGCGTgtccatggaggaggaggacgacagcGGCTCCAGCGCCGACTGGGACCTGGACGGCCTGACGGACGCCGAGTCCGACTCGGCGAGCTCCAGCTCGTTCTCCGATGAGAACTGGTGA